In a genomic window of Streptomyces sp. NBC_01231:
- a CDS encoding small secreted protein, with translation MEGTNPVNKKLAAALSGGAVLVLALSGCSSDDSSDRLNSWAKEVCDAVQPQAKKIEAANAAIQKETSDNSTPAEVQKTDAQAFQDMSDAYKAIGAAVTKAGPPDVDNGEKKQQDATKELNGISTSYASLQKQVAELDTKDQAKFADGLKDIATELAKLSKSGNDALKTLEEGDVGKAMAEQESCKAAPSPASATTG, from the coding sequence ATGGAAGGGACCAATCCGGTGAACAAGAAGCTCGCGGCCGCACTGTCCGGCGGTGCGGTACTGGTACTCGCCCTGTCGGGATGCAGCAGTGACGACAGCAGCGACAGGCTGAACTCCTGGGCCAAGGAGGTCTGCGACGCCGTACAGCCGCAGGCCAAGAAGATCGAGGCCGCCAACGCCGCGATCCAGAAGGAGACCTCGGACAACAGCACGCCCGCAGAGGTCCAGAAGACCGACGCCCAGGCCTTCCAGGACATGTCGGACGCCTACAAGGCGATCGGGGCCGCCGTGACCAAGGCCGGGCCGCCGGACGTCGACAACGGCGAGAAGAAGCAGCAGGACGCGACCAAGGAACTCAACGGCATCTCCACGTCGTACGCGTCCCTGCAGAAGCAGGTCGCCGAGCTCGACACCAAGGACCAAGCCAAGTTCGCGGACGGTCTCAAGGACATCGCCACCGAGCTGGCCAAGCTCAGCAAGAGCGGTAACGACGCGCTGAAGACCCTCGAGGAGGGCGACGTCGGCAAGGCGATGGCCGAGCAGGAGAGCTGCAAGGCGGCGCCCTCTCCGGCGTCGGCGACCACGGGCTGA
- the topA gene encoding type I DNA topoisomerase: MSPTSETAQGGRRLVIVESPAKAKTIKGYLGPGYVVEASVGHIRDLPNGAAEVPEKYTGEVRRLGVDVDHDFQPIYVVNADKKAQVKKLKDLLKDSDELFLATDEDREGEAIAWHLQEVLKPKVPVKRMVFHEITKAAIQAAVANPRELNQKLVDAQETRRILDRLYGYEVSPVLWKKVMPRLSAGRVQSVATRLVVERERERIAFRSAEYWDLTGTFATGRAGDSSDPSSLVARLQTVDGRRVAQGRDFDSLGQIKSANTLHLDEANARALAAALENTQFSVRSVESKPYRRSPYAPFRTTTLQQEASRKLGFGAKATMQVAQKLYENGFITYMRTDSTTLSDTAITAARAQVTQLYGADYLPASPRTYAGKVKNAQEAHEAIRPSGDRFRTPAETGLTGDQFRLYELIWKRTVASQMKDATGNSVTVKIGGAASDGRDVEFSASGKTITFHGFLKAYVEGADDPNAELDDRERRLPQVNEGDPLRAEEITVDGHATKPPARYTEASLVKELEEREIGRPSTYASIIGTILDRGYVFKKGTALVPSFLSFAVVNLLEKHFGRLVDYDFTARMEDDLDRIARGEAQAVPWLRRFYFGEGEGTAAGGAADAGNGDGDHLGGLKELVTDLGAIDAREVSSFPVGNDIVLRVGRYGPYVERGEKDSENHQRADVPEDLAPDELSVELAEELLAKPSGDFELGADPLSGHQIIARDGRYGPYVTEVLPEGTPKTGKKAVKPRTASLFKSMSLDTVTLQDALKLMSLPRVVGKDAEGVEITAQNGRYGPYLKKGTDSRSLQAEDQLFTITLEEALEIYSQPKQRGRAAAKPPLKELGEDPVSKKPVVVKDGRFGPYVTDGETNATLRSGDSVEEITPERGFELLAEKRAKGPVKKTAKKAPAKKAPAKKAAATKKTAAKKTTTAAKKTTAKKTTATAKKATASKTASED; encoded by the coding sequence TTGTCCCCGACCAGCGAGACCGCACAGGGCGGCCGCCGACTCGTCATCGTCGAGTCGCCTGCCAAGGCGAAGACGATCAAGGGCTACCTCGGCCCCGGCTACGTCGTCGAAGCGAGCGTCGGGCACATCCGCGACCTCCCCAACGGCGCCGCGGAGGTGCCCGAGAAGTACACCGGCGAGGTCCGCCGCCTCGGCGTGGACGTCGATCACGACTTCCAGCCCATCTATGTCGTCAACGCCGACAAGAAGGCCCAGGTCAAGAAGCTCAAGGACCTGCTGAAGGACTCCGACGAGCTCTTCCTCGCCACCGATGAGGACCGCGAGGGCGAGGCGATCGCCTGGCACCTCCAGGAGGTGCTCAAGCCCAAGGTCCCGGTCAAGAGGATGGTCTTCCACGAGATCACCAAGGCCGCGATCCAGGCCGCCGTCGCCAACCCGCGCGAGCTGAACCAGAAGCTGGTCGACGCCCAGGAGACCCGCCGCATCCTCGACCGTCTCTACGGCTACGAGGTCTCGCCGGTCCTGTGGAAGAAGGTCATGCCGCGTCTGTCGGCCGGCCGTGTCCAGTCGGTCGCCACCCGGCTCGTGGTGGAGCGGGAACGCGAGCGCATCGCGTTTCGTTCTGCTGAGTACTGGGACCTGACGGGCACCTTCGCGACCGGCCGCGCCGGGGACTCGTCGGATCCGTCGTCGCTGGTCGCCCGTCTCCAGACCGTCGACGGCAGGCGGGTCGCGCAGGGCCGCGACTTCGACTCGCTGGGACAGATCAAGAGCGCGAACACCCTCCACCTCGACGAGGCCAACGCCCGCGCGCTGGCCGCCGCCCTGGAGAACACCCAGTTCTCGGTGCGGTCCGTCGAGTCGAAGCCGTACCGCCGCTCGCCGTACGCCCCGTTCCGTACGACGACGCTTCAGCAGGAAGCCTCGCGCAAGCTCGGCTTCGGCGCGAAGGCGACCATGCAGGTGGCCCAGAAGCTGTACGAGAACGGCTTCATCACCTACATGCGTACGGACTCCACGACGTTGTCCGACACGGCGATCACCGCCGCCCGCGCCCAGGTCACACAGCTGTACGGCGCCGACTACCTGCCGGCCTCGCCGCGTACGTACGCCGGGAAGGTCAAGAACGCGCAGGAGGCGCACGAGGCGATCCGCCCCTCGGGCGATCGTTTCCGCACCCCCGCCGAGACGGGTCTGACCGGCGACCAGTTCAGGCTCTACGAGCTGATCTGGAAGCGGACCGTCGCCTCCCAGATGAAGGACGCGACCGGCAACTCCGTCACGGTGAAGATCGGTGGCGCCGCCTCCGACGGCCGGGACGTCGAGTTCAGCGCCTCCGGCAAGACGATCACCTTCCACGGCTTCCTGAAGGCGTACGTCGAGGGCGCCGACGACCCGAACGCCGAGCTGGACGACCGTGAGCGCCGCCTGCCCCAGGTCAACGAGGGTGACCCGCTGCGCGCCGAGGAGATCACGGTCGACGGGCACGCCACCAAGCCCCCGGCCCGCTACACCGAGGCCAGCCTGGTCAAGGAGCTCGAAGAGCGCGAGATCGGCCGCCCGTCGACGTACGCGTCGATCATCGGCACGATCCTCGACCGCGGCTATGTCTTCAAGAAGGGCACGGCCCTCGTGCCGTCCTTCCTGTCCTTCGCCGTGGTCAACCTGCTCGAGAAGCACTTCGGGCGGCTCGTCGACTACGACTTCACCGCCAGGATGGAGGACGACCTCGACCGCATCGCCCGCGGCGAGGCGCAGGCCGTGCCGTGGCTCAGGCGCTTCTACTTCGGCGAAGGAGAAGGCACGGCTGCGGGCGGTGCCGCCGACGCCGGCAACGGCGACGGGGACCACCTCGGCGGCCTCAAGGAACTGGTGACCGACCTGGGCGCGATCGACGCGCGCGAGGTGTCGTCGTTCCCGGTGGGCAACGACATCGTGCTGCGGGTCGGGCGCTACGGCCCGTACGTCGAGCGCGGCGAGAAGGACTCCGAGAACCACCAGCGCGCGGACGTGCCCGAGGATCTCGCCCCGGACGAGCTGTCCGTCGAGCTCGCGGAGGAACTGCTCGCCAAGCCGAGCGGTGACTTCGAGCTCGGTGCCGACCCGCTGTCCGGCCACCAGATCATCGCCCGGGACGGCCGCTACGGCCCGTACGTCACCGAGGTGCTCCCCGAGGGCACCCCGAAGACCGGCAAGAAGGCCGTCAAGCCGCGTACGGCCTCCCTCTTCAAGTCGATGTCCCTCGACACGGTGACGCTTCAGGACGCCCTCAAGCTGATGTCGCTGCCGCGCGTCGTCGGCAAGGACGCCGAGGGCGTGGAGATCACCGCGCAGAACGGCCGCTACGGCCCGTACCTGAAGAAGGGCACGGACTCGCGGTCCCTCCAGGCCGAGGACCAGCTCTTCACGATCACCCTCGAAGAGGCGCTGGAGATCTACTCCCAGCCCAAGCAGCGCGGCAGGGCCGCCGCCAAGCCGCCGCTGAAGGAGCTGGGCGAGGACCCGGTCAGCAAGAAGCCGGTCGTGGTGAAGGACGGCCGCTTCGGACCGTATGTCACCGACGGCGAGACCAACGCGACCCTGCGCTCCGGCGACAGCGTCGAGGAGATCACCCCGGAGCGCGGCTTCGAACTGCTCGCCGAGAAGCGGGCGAAGGGGCCCGTCAAGAAGACGGCGAAGAAGGCGCCCGCGAAGAAGGCACCGGCCAAGAAGGCGGCGGCGACGAAGAAGACCGCGGCGAAGAAGACGACGACGGCCGCGAAGAAGACGACCGCCAAGAAGACGACCGCGACCGCGAAGAAGGCGACGGCTTCGAAAACGGCGTCCGAGGACTGA
- a CDS encoding class I SAM-dependent methyltransferase: MSISGLPALPASDRPDVTARLREALLGASFTADGLLELLGGPAYAALARSETVPALRATRGDTPLETLVRLFLLQQPVPHARVGDVLPVEACLESGWLVRVGGDHEGASAGDLAAAVDVRPYGGPGGEDWFIVSDLGCAVGGAGGIGSKDEGVVLGVGGASTTLAGITVRTPVPAALDLGTGSGIQALHAAQHATRVTATDLNPRALHITALTLALSGAAAADLREGSLFEPVRDDETFDLIVSNPPFVISPGGRLTYRDGGMGGDDLCRSLVQGAGERLREGGFAQFLANWQHVEGEDWQDRLRSWVPRGCDAWIVQREVQDVTQYAELWLRDAGDHRGDPAEYQARYDAWLDEFEARKVRAVGFGWISLRKTGAAVPSVTVEEWPHPVEQPLGDTVRAHFGRLDYLRAHDDAALLAGHFKLTSEIVQEQVGLPGAEDPEHVVLRQNRGMRRATKVDTVGAGFAGVCDGSLSAGRILDAIAQLVGEDPVLLRDRTPAQIRLLVEQGFIEPA, translated from the coding sequence GTGAGTATCTCCGGCCTGCCCGCCCTGCCCGCGTCCGACCGTCCCGATGTCACCGCCCGGCTGCGGGAGGCCCTGCTAGGGGCCTCCTTCACCGCCGACGGGCTGCTCGAACTGCTCGGCGGCCCCGCGTACGCGGCGCTGGCCCGCAGCGAGACCGTGCCCGCGCTCCGGGCCACACGTGGGGACACGCCACTGGAGACGCTCGTACGGCTGTTCCTGTTGCAGCAGCCTGTGCCGCACGCGCGCGTGGGGGACGTCCTGCCCGTCGAGGCCTGCCTGGAGAGCGGGTGGCTGGTCCGTGTCGGCGGGGACCACGAGGGCGCTTCGGCGGGTGACCTCGCCGCGGCCGTGGACGTACGGCCGTACGGCGGACCCGGCGGCGAGGACTGGTTCATCGTGTCCGACCTGGGATGCGCGGTCGGCGGGGCGGGTGGCATCGGCAGCAAGGACGAAGGCGTCGTCCTCGGCGTGGGTGGCGCGTCCACGACCCTCGCGGGCATCACGGTCCGTACGCCCGTCCCCGCCGCCCTCGATCTCGGCACCGGCTCCGGGATTCAGGCGCTGCACGCCGCCCAGCACGCCACGCGGGTGACGGCGACCGACCTCAACCCACGTGCGCTGCACATCACCGCGCTCACGCTGGCGCTGTCCGGGGCGGCCGCCGCCGATCTGCGCGAGGGCTCACTGTTCGAGCCGGTCCGGGACGACGAGACCTTCGACCTGATCGTGTCCAACCCGCCCTTCGTGATCTCGCCGGGCGGCCGGCTGACGTACCGGGACGGCGGAATGGGCGGGGACGATCTGTGCCGCTCGCTCGTTCAGGGGGCGGGGGAACGGCTGCGGGAGGGCGGATTCGCGCAGTTCCTCGCCAACTGGCAGCACGTGGAGGGGGAGGACTGGCAGGACAGGCTCAGGTCGTGGGTGCCGCGCGGTTGCGACGCCTGGATCGTGCAGCGCGAGGTGCAGGACGTCACGCAGTACGCCGAATTGTGGCTCAGGGACGCGGGCGACCACCGCGGCGACCCGGCCGAGTACCAGGCGCGGTACGACGCCTGGCTGGACGAGTTCGAGGCGCGCAAGGTGAGGGCCGTCGGCTTCGGCTGGATCAGCCTGCGGAAGACCGGGGCCGCTGTGCCCTCGGTCACCGTCGAGGAGTGGCCGCACCCGGTCGAGCAGCCGCTCGGCGACACGGTCCGGGCACACTTCGGCCGCCTCGACTACCTGCGGGCGCATGACGACGCGGCCCTGCTCGCGGGCCACTTCAAGCTGACATCCGAGATCGTCCAGGAGCAGGTCGGGCTGCCCGGCGCCGAGGACCCCGAGCATGTCGTGCTGCGGCAGAACCGTGGCATGCGCCGGGCCACCAAGGTGGACACGGTCGGCGCGGGCTTCGCGGGTGTGTGCGACGGCTCGCTGAGCGCGGGTCGCATCCTCGACGCGATCGCCCAACTGGTCGGCGAGGATCCGGTGTTGCTGCGCGACCGCACGCCGGCGCAGATCCGGCTGCTGGTGGAGCAGGGGTTCATCGAACCGGCGTGA